A stretch of Lactiplantibacillus brownii DNA encodes these proteins:
- a CDS encoding Cof-type HAD-IIB family hydrolase — protein sequence MIKLIATDMDGSFLRDDMTYDEAKFKRLHAKMQHYGIQWVVASGNQYYQLKSFFKAYPDTIYVSENGALIRDEHQIYAMHQFESTTVAQILAIITAMPTLQILVCGAKSAYALKTMAPAHVTEMRKYYHHLAVVDDFANIHDYILKFAISCPPAQTQVIVDQLRDKLGDLGEPTSSGHGDIDIIQPGLNKAAGLKELGQLLHVNLTEMCAFGDGGNDLEMLREVGLGVAMQNAQPAVTAVADRSTDSNQDQGVLNFISEALEA from the coding sequence ATGATTAAATTAATTGCAACAGATATGGATGGCTCATTTTTACGAGATGATATGACTTATGATGAGGCTAAATTCAAGCGGTTACACGCTAAGATGCAACACTATGGGATTCAATGGGTCGTCGCTAGCGGGAACCAATATTATCAACTGAAATCGTTTTTCAAAGCTTACCCAGATACGATCTATGTCTCTGAGAATGGCGCGCTCATTCGTGATGAACACCAAATCTACGCCATGCACCAGTTTGAGTCGACCACGGTCGCGCAAATTCTCGCCATTATTACGGCAATGCCGACGTTACAGATTCTCGTTTGTGGCGCCAAGAGTGCCTATGCACTGAAGACCATGGCGCCTGCCCATGTGACTGAAATGCGAAAATACTATCATCATTTAGCGGTTGTGGACGACTTTGCCAATATTCACGATTATATTCTAAAGTTTGCCATCAGCTGTCCGCCGGCGCAAACGCAAGTAATCGTTGACCAACTACGTGACAAGCTTGGCGATCTAGGCGAACCCACCAGCAGTGGTCACGGTGATATCGACATCATCCAACCGGGTTTGAATAAAGCGGCTGGGTTAAAAGAACTTGGCCAACTACTGCATGTCAATTTGACTGAAATGTGTGCCTTTGGCGATGGTGGCAATGATTTGGAAATGTTACGCGAAGTTGGGCTGGGAGTTGCTATGCAAAACGCTCAACCAGCCGTCACCGCGGTCGCTGATCGGTCA
- a CDS encoding AraC family transcriptional regulator — MTNPRIELSNPTAYATIRNHLIAIHDLLAAGATDLARLEILSHFYALVAQLGQAFTVPMAESDVSPNQNLTDTVMDYINQAYAEPISGTTLAERFHVSLTTLNQQFNANLQLSVNRYLRQVRLLNARRLLLETDRKIDYIATSCGFTNRKTLNRNFKAWKGLTPTDYRQTFAKYHKIDTSCL, encoded by the coding sequence TTGACGAACCCACGCATCGAGCTTAGCAATCCAACGGCATACGCGACGATCCGCAACCACTTGATCGCCATTCATGACTTGTTAGCGGCTGGTGCGACGGACCTCGCGCGACTGGAAATTCTCAGTCATTTTTATGCGTTAGTGGCACAACTTGGTCAAGCTTTCACCGTACCAATGGCTGAAAGTGATGTCAGTCCCAACCAGAATCTGACGGATACGGTGATGGACTACATCAATCAAGCTTACGCCGAACCAATCAGTGGCACCACTTTGGCCGAACGCTTCCACGTATCACTGACTACCCTTAATCAGCAGTTCAACGCCAATCTACAACTTTCCGTCAACCGCTACTTACGCCAAGTGCGGTTACTCAACGCGCGTCGGCTATTATTAGAAACCGACCGTAAAATCGATTACATCGCCACGAGTTGCGGTTTTACCAATCGGAAAACGTTGAATCGTAACTTTAAAGCTTGGAAAGGCTTGACGCCGACAGATTATCGCCAAACTTTTGCCAAATATCACAAAATTGATACCAGTTGCCTCTAA
- a CDS encoding Cof-type HAD-IIB family hydrolase yields MSIKLIALDIDDTLLDSTGKLLASTKAAVKKALAQGIKIVLCTGRPLAGVQPYLDALQLTGDEQYVITYNGAVTESVSGHVVAKHLVDNAMYRKMTAFGQAHQVPFNVLDEESNIYTADRDVNWVTVIQAWENKAGVLVRDPDDLPADFQITKGLFVGDEAQLDALEPLVDQTFGKDCYIVRAGSVFLELMNPVVNKGQALKDLAQVLDLSADEVMAVGDEKNDIPMFKFAGTAVAMGNGSDAAKAVVDYVTGTNDEGGLADAIQKLALI; encoded by the coding sequence ATGTCAATTAAATTAATTGCTTTAGATATCGATGATACATTGTTGGATTCCACTGGAAAATTATTAGCTAGCACCAAAGCCGCTGTAAAAAAAGCGTTGGCGCAGGGGATTAAAATCGTGCTCTGCACTGGGCGACCATTAGCGGGCGTTCAACCTTATTTAGACGCCTTACAGCTTACCGGTGACGAGCAATATGTGATTACTTATAATGGTGCCGTCACCGAATCTGTGAGTGGTCACGTGGTTGCCAAACACTTAGTGGATAATGCGATGTATCGGAAAATGACGGCGTTTGGTCAAGCACACCAGGTTCCTTTTAATGTCTTAGATGAAGAAAGCAACATTTATACTGCGGATCGAGATGTGAACTGGGTGACCGTCATTCAAGCTTGGGAAAATAAGGCTGGCGTGCTCGTCCGTGATCCTGATGATTTACCCGCTGACTTTCAGATTACGAAAGGGTTATTTGTCGGTGATGAGGCCCAGTTAGATGCGCTGGAACCTTTAGTTGACCAAACGTTTGGCAAAGACTGTTATATCGTCCGGGCGGGCAGCGTCTTCTTAGAATTGATGAATCCGGTCGTTAACAAAGGCCAAGCGCTTAAAGATTTAGCTCAGGTGTTAGACTTATCAGCCGATGAAGTTATGGCGGTTGGCGATGAGAAAAATGATATTCCAATGTTCAAGTTTGCGGGAACGGCGGTTGCGATGGGTAACGGTAGTGATGCCGCCAAAGCCGTTGTTGATTATGTGACCGGTACAAATGACGAGGGTGGGTTAGCCGACGCCATTCAAAAGCTGGCATTAATCTAA
- a CDS encoding cation:proton antiporter, with protein MSFLGTLCILLLATTLAGHFSHRIGIPAVIGEILVGVVLGPAIFNLVHLTNLVQTFSDLGVIVLMFIGGLESNLALLKKYLRPAIGVAVIGVVFPVLIMGGVSHFFNFTWFESLFIGVIFSATSVSISVEVLKEFKALDTKEGATILGAAVADDIIGVILLSIMISMMGDKSGGAQPALWLVLLEQAAFFVGVFLLTRWIAPALMRLSNHLLMAVSPTIMSVIICLAMAWLAETVGLSGAIGAFFAGTAIAQTDYQHQVDVSIEPVGYTIFIPIFFVSVGLNMTFEGFWQSLPFVAVMTVLGVLTKLLGCGLGAKLNGFNAHSNYLVGAGMISRGEMALITAQIGFSAHLLSSNYYSDVILVIILVTMIAPFVLKDAIHRAPATRPSV; from the coding sequence ATGAGCTTTTTAGGCACGTTATGTATTTTGTTATTAGCAACAACTTTGGCGGGACATTTTTCCCATCGAATTGGGATTCCCGCTGTGATCGGTGAGATTTTAGTAGGCGTTGTTTTAGGCCCCGCTATTTTCAATCTGGTTCATTTGACCAATCTTGTCCAGACCTTCTCTGATTTAGGTGTGATTGTGTTGATGTTCATTGGTGGTTTAGAGAGTAATTTAGCGCTATTAAAAAAATATTTGCGACCAGCGATTGGCGTGGCCGTGATTGGGGTCGTTTTCCCCGTTCTGATCATGGGTGGGGTCAGTCACTTCTTTAATTTTACTTGGTTTGAATCTTTATTTATTGGCGTGATCTTTTCGGCCACTTCGGTCTCGATCTCAGTCGAAGTCTTGAAAGAATTCAAGGCGTTGGATACGAAAGAAGGGGCCACGATTCTAGGGGCCGCCGTGGCGGATGATATTATTGGGGTCATCTTACTGAGTATCATGATTTCAATGATGGGTGATAAAAGTGGCGGGGCCCAACCGGCACTTTGGTTGGTACTACTCGAACAAGCCGCGTTTTTCGTTGGGGTATTCTTGTTAACTCGTTGGATTGCGCCAGCTTTAATGCGTTTGAGCAATCACTTATTGATGGCCGTAAGCCCGACCATTATGTCCGTCATTATCTGTTTAGCAATGGCTTGGCTCGCAGAAACCGTTGGCCTTAGTGGGGCAATCGGTGCTTTCTTCGCTGGGACTGCGATTGCACAGACCGATTATCAGCACCAAGTCGATGTCAGCATCGAGCCGGTGGGTTACACGATTTTTATTCCAATTTTCTTCGTGAGCGTCGGCTTAAACATGACGTTTGAGGGTTTCTGGCAGTCGTTACCATTTGTCGCCGTGATGACTGTATTGGGTGTTTTGACCAAGCTACTTGGTTGTGGTTTGGGTGCTAAATTAAATGGCTTCAATGCGCACAGTAATTATTTGGTAGGTGCTGGGATGATTTCGCGGGGTGAAATGGCGTTAATTACGGCCCAGATTGGTTTTTCGGCGCACCTGCTGTCGAGTAACTATTATTCCGATGTTATTTTAGTCATTATCTTAGTCACAATGATCGCGCCCTTTGTTTTAAAAGACGCCATTCATCGGGCTCCTGCAACGAGACCATCAGTCTAA